Below is a genomic region from Deltaproteobacteria bacterium.
ATAGCTGTACGAGTCGAGATAAGCTTCCCAGTCCATATCATTATTAACTTCATTGGCAGTGGGTTCGGCGCTTGCTCCTAATTCAGTAGCATTATCATGTGCTGCTTTTATGTCAGATAAAATTTCAATAGCATCATTTACTTCAGTATTACTTGGTGAGTTTTCGCTACTTTCGTTGTTGTTTTGTTCAGGGTTCGATTCATCATTGAAGCTGTTATCATTGTCTGCTTGTGTTAAAGAGAATCGATCATCAGAATCACTAGACTCACTAATAATTTCAGATGAGTCATCACTACTGTCGGTAGGTTCTTCAAGAACTGGATTTTCTTCAAGTTCTTTTTGCAGAACATCAGCAAGCTCAAGATGCGAGAGCTGTAATAGTTTAATGGCCTGCTGCAGCTGTGGAGTCATTACCAGCTGCTGGGTCATCTTTTGTTGTAATCTAAGATCAAGTCCCATGATACCGCTGTATATGATAGCTAAAACAAGCAGCCACTCCAAATATGCTTTTAGATTAAAGCTTAAAATCTTGTCCCAGATAAGTACGTCTAGCCTCTGGGTCAGCTACAATTTGAATGGGAGTTCCAGCTAATAAAATTGCTCCTTCAGAAATAATATATGCACGATCACATATACGTAGAGTTTCTCTAACATTGTGATCGGTTAGTAATACACCTATACCACGCTCTCGCATAGTCATAATAAAGCCACGAATTTCAGCCACCGCAATAGGGTCAACTCCAGCAAAAGGTTCGTCAAGCAAAACCACTTTGGGAGAAGGGATTAAAGTGCGCGCCATTTCAACTCGTCGGCGCTCACCTCCTGATAATTGTGAGCCAAGATTATTAGCGACCGTCGTTAAATTAAAACTTTCGATGATTTCTTGGGATCTACTTTGGCAGTTTGTACGATTGAGACCCTGGGATTGTAAAATAGCAATAAAGTTATCACGTACACTAAGTCCGCGAAAAACCGTCGGTTCTTGCGGAAGATAGCCAAGTCCTAAACGAGCACGCTGATAAAGAGGCAGATGGCCCAGTTCATTTTGATCTAGTCGGACATTACCAGCATCAGGAGGCAATAGGCCAGCTACAATATTAAAAGAGGTGGTTTTACCGGCCCCATTTGGGCCAAGTAAACCAACTATTTCTCCTTTTGACACATCAAATGAAACATCACGCACTACGCGACGACGTCGATACGATTTTGATAAGTTTTCAGCAATCAAAATAGGTGGCATAGGTGGCCGTTCTTGTAACAGGATCATTAGCTTACGGCTAGTCGCCTGAATTGTTTTGCTCGTAATAGCTTTATTGTCTCATGCTGGGATGGTTAAAACCCTCGCCTGAAAGAAGACGGCTTTAGCAATTTTTAAAGGCAACCACCATGTAAACATGGTGGTTTTGTTCTTGAAAAATGTGTTGCTAGTAAAAAATTGACTATTACTATATGAATAATGAATTGGTTTTAAAACAC
It encodes:
- the lptB gene encoding LPS export ABC transporter ATP-binding protein, which translates into the protein MPPILIAENLSKSYRRRRVVRDVSFDVSKGEIVGLLGPNGAGKTTSFNIVAGLLPPDAGNVRLDQNELGHLPLYQRARLGLGYLPQEPTVFRGLSVRDNFIAILQSQGLNRTNCQSRSQEIIESFNLTTVANNLGSQLSGGERRRVEMARTLIPSPKVVLLDEPFAGVDPIAVAEIRGFIMTMRERGIGVLLTDHNVRETLRICDRAYIISEGAILLAGTPIQIVADPEARRTYLGQDFKL